The window GACGGCGGCCAGTTCACCTTCGAAGTCGGTGCGCTCGGACTGCACCGGGCGCACGATGGTGTCGCCGGGACCGATGACCGAGGTGTTCGGTTTGAAGAACAGCAGCGGCGCGGCAGGAGCCTCGCCGCCCATCTCGGCGGCGTGGTCTCGGTAGTTCTTGCCGACGCACACGATCTTCGACCGCGGGATCACCGGGGCAAGCAGCGTCACCTCGGACACCGGCACCCGCTGGCCGGTGGTCTCGAATCCGGCGAACAGCGGATCGCCGGCGAGTACGACCAGATCGGTCTCGTCGACGATGCCGTAGGTGATGACGTCCTGGTGGCTGAAGCGCGCAATTCTCACTCGCCCAGCTTAGAGGCGTGTGCTCTCCGCGTCAGGCGTCCAGGCGCATGAGCCAGCCGTGACGGTCTTCGACGCGGCCGTACTGGATGTCGGTGAGCTCCTGGCGCAGGGACAGCGCGAGCTGGCCGGTCGGCTGCTCGTCGATGAAATCCGAGCCCTTGAGCTGCCCGATCGGGGCCACCACGGCGGCGGTGCCGCAGGCGAACACCTCGACGATGTCTCCGGATGCCACCCCCGCCCGCCATTCCTCGATCGGAACGTCGCGGCCGACCACGCGGTGCCCGCGATCGGAGGCCAGCTGCAGCAGGGAGTCGCGGGTGATGCCCTCGAGGATCGAGTCGGACTGCGGCGTGACCAGGGTGCCGTCCTTGTAGACGAAGACGATGTTCATGCCGCCGAGCTCTTCGACGTTGCGGTCCTGGTCGAGGAACACCACCTGGTCGCAGCCCTGCTCGTATGCCTCGGCCTGCGGCAGCAGGCTGGCGGCGTAGTTTCCACCGGTCTTCGCCGACCCGGTGCCGCCCTTGCCGGCGCGGGCGTAGTCCTCGCTGAGCCAGATCGACACCGGCTGCGCGCCGCCCTTGAAGTACGCCGCGACGGGGCTGGCGATGAGGTAGTACGCGACCTTGTTGGCCGGCCGCACACCGAGGAACGCCTCCTTGGCGAACATGAACGGCCGCAAGTACAGACTCTGGTCCTCGCCGGAGGGCACCCAGTCGGCGTCGACGGCGATCAGTTCGCGCAGCGACTGCAGGAAGTACTCCACCGGCAGCTCGGGAAGCGCCAGCCGGCGCGCGCTGCGCTGCAGGCGGCGCGCGTTCTGGTCGGGGCGGAACGTGTGGATCGACCCGTCAGCGTGACGGTAGGCCTTGATGCCCTCGAACACTTCCTGTCCGTAGTGCAGCACCGCCGCGGCCGGGTCCAGCGAGATGGGACCGTACGGCTGCACGCGCGGGCGGTGCCAGCCGCCGCGCACCGACCAGCAGATGTCGACCATGTGATCGGTGAAGACGGTGCCGAACGCCGGATCGCGCAGGATCTCGGCCCGCTGGGCGGGCGTCTTGGCCGCGAGGTTGCGGGTGCGGGCGAACTCGAGGGGCGCAAGCCCGGCGTCGGAGTCGAGGAGAGTCATGTCAAGTCCTGTCGTGGGGCGCCGACGGCGCGGATATCAGGGTACGCCTGCGTCAGGCGAGCCGAGCGGCGATCGCGTCGCCGATCTGCGCCGTGGTGCGGGAGTTGCCGTCACGGGCGGCGATGTCCTCTTCGGCGGCGCGGATCACGCGCTGTGCCTCGCCCTGCAGCCCGAGGTGATCGAGCAGGAGAGCGACCGAGAGGATCGCGGCGGTGGGATCGGCCTTCTGCTGTCCGGCGATGTCCGGAGCCGATCCGTGCACCGGCTCGAACATCGACGGGAACGCACCGTCGGGATTGATGTTTCCCGAGGCGGCCAGACCGATGCCTCCGGTGACGGCGCCGGCCAGATCGGTGAGGATGTCCCCGAACAGGTTGTCGGTGACGATCACGTCGAAGCGATCCGGGTTCGTGACCAGGAAGATCGTCGCCGCGTCGACGTGCAGGTAGTCTACGGCCACCTCGGGGTGTTCTGTGGCGACGGCATCCACAATGCGCTTCCACATGCCGCCGGCGTGCACGAGAACGTTGGTCTTGTGCACCAGGGTCAGCCGCTTGCGGCGTCGCTCGGCGAGGTCGAAGGCGTAGCGGACGACCCGCTCGATGCCGAAGGCGGTGTTGACGCTGGTCTCGTTGGCGACCTCGTGCGCGGTGCCGGTGCGGATGGAGCCGCCGTTGCCGACGTAGGGCCCCTCGGTTCCTTCGCGCACGACGACGAAGTCGATGTGGCCGGGGCTGGCCAGCGGGCCCGGCGCGCCCGGGTAAAGCTTGGACGGACGCAGGTTCACGTAGTGGTCGAGGGCGAAGCGCAGCTTCAGCAGCAGCCCCCGCTCGATGTTGGCATCCTTCAGTCGCGGGTCGCCCGGCACTCCCCCGACGGCGCCGAGCAGGATCGCGTCGTGCGCCGCGATGGCGGCGAGGTCGTCGT is drawn from Microbacterium sp. zg-B96 and contains these coding sequences:
- a CDS encoding 3-isopropylmalate dehydrogenase: MSRVVKLAVIAGDGIGPEVTTEAEKVLDAVTARSDVTFDKTRFSLGAERFLATGDTLTDDDLAAIAAHDAILLGAVGGVPGDPRLKDANIERGLLLKLRFALDHYVNLRPSKLYPGAPGPLASPGHIDFVVVREGTEGPYVGNGGSIRTGTAHEVANETSVNTAFGIERVVRYAFDLAERRRKRLTLVHKTNVLVHAGGMWKRIVDAVATEHPEVAVDYLHVDAATIFLVTNPDRFDVIVTDNLFGDILTDLAGAVTGGIGLAASGNINPDGAFPSMFEPVHGSAPDIAGQQKADPTAAILSVALLLDHLGLQGEAQRVIRAAEEDIAARDGNSRTTAQIGDAIAARLA
- a CDS encoding branched-chain amino acid aminotransferase; protein product: MTLLDSDAGLAPLEFARTRNLAAKTPAQRAEILRDPAFGTVFTDHMVDICWSVRGGWHRPRVQPYGPISLDPAAAVLHYGQEVFEGIKAYRHADGSIHTFRPDQNARRLQRSARRLALPELPVEYFLQSLRELIAVDADWVPSGEDQSLYLRPFMFAKEAFLGVRPANKVAYYLIASPVAAYFKGGAQPVSIWLSEDYARAGKGGTGSAKTGGNYAASLLPQAEAYEQGCDQVVFLDQDRNVEELGGMNIVFVYKDGTLVTPQSDSILEGITRDSLLQLASDRGHRVVGRDVPIEEWRAGVASGDIVEVFACGTAAVVAPIGQLKGSDFIDEQPTGQLALSLRQELTDIQYGRVEDRHGWLMRLDA